TGCATTGTAAATTATATGTATATTCGAAAAAACTTTGCTTATCCGGTTCATATAAGAAGATTTTTTGCGGTAGTAGGTGTATCTTGTATTTTAGGTATAGGGTTGTACCTAGTATCTACGATGTTACATATAATGGATTCTAGATTTTTAGCAATTATATATAGTGTGGCGGCATTAAGTATAGCATCACTATTGTACGGTGTATGTGCATTGAAAATGAATTGGATATCGAAGAAGCAAATACCGTTTTTACGCAAATAAATTTGTTCCTTGTAACAAATGTACATTGAGTTATTAAGTAGTGTATGATCGATAAGTGTTATGGATTGTGATTTGTTTAAGTATGAAAAGAGTCGATTGCAAGATGTTGGAGGAGATTAAGATTGCGGTTAGTTTTATCAGGGTATTACGGTTTTTATAATGTGGGAGACGAAGCAATTTTGCAGTCAATTATTAAAGATTTAAACAAAGAAGATCCCACTCTTGAGCTTGTTGTGTTGTCTAATGATCCTGAATATACAAGGAAAATGTATGGTGTAGAAGCGATAAACCGTTGGGATATAGGAGCAGTTTATCGAGAAATAAAGAAGAGTGATGGTTTAATCAGTGGCGGTGGTAGTCTTCTACAAGATAAGACAAGCATGAAAAGTATTTTATATTACACAGGTATCATGCAACTTGCTCGTTTACTGAGAAAGCCATATTATATTTATGCGCAAGGAATTGGTCCTATTACGAGGGGGCATAATCGTTTATTAGTGAAATGGCATGTGTCAAAAGCTAAATATATCTCAGTACGTGATGAAGATTCTTTCTTATATTTAAAAGAAATGGGTATTAAGAAAGATATTGAAATTGTCCCAGATCCTGTTCTTTCTTGGAAGGTAGAAGATAAGAAATCCAATTGGTTAGAAAAGCATTCGATTGGTGGGAAAATAATTGCAGTGAGTGTACGGAATTGGGATGCTAAAGAAAACTATATGAGAAAGCTAGCTAAAACGTTAAAAAAATTCAAGCAAGCAGGCTTTCATATTTTGTTTGTGCCTATGCATGGTCCGTTTGATCAAAATGCGTCACGAGATATTATCAATTTAATGGGAGAAGAGGCACATATGCTTCCATATAAAATGGATATTCATGAAAAAATCGCAATTTTATCAGAGTGTGTCCTTTTAATAGGAATGCGACTTCATGCCCTTATTTTATCAGCTGTGGCGAATACACCTATGGTTGGGATTTCGTATGATCCAAAAATTGATTCGTTTTTACAACAAGTCAATCAACCGATTATTGGTAATGTAGATGGAGACTGGACTGTTGAAACATTATATAGTATGGTGATGAAGCAGCTGGATCAAAGTAAAAATGTTAAACATATGTTAGAACAACAAGTAAATGAATTACGTGAACAAATTTCAAAAGCAGCAAAGTATGTTGTTGAAGATATAAATGTAAAAAAATAAAGAAGAGAAATGAAATCGATACCCTAGAAATCATTCTCTACTTGAAATGAATATATAAAAAGCACCCTCTTGTAGATCATCTCCAAGAGGGTGCTTTTTAATGTTTAAACTTAAACATTTCACCACTTAAATTCGAGTCGCTATATACAAACAAGACCATATTAATATCGTTGTCTTTCACGTATTGGTAAACATCTTTTTCATGATAGTGACGAAGATCAAGGATGGATGTTCGTTTAAAGTTCTGTGCTATATGCGGTGCGATTGCATTAGCGAATGAATCTTTCAAAATGAGCGCACGGACATTGTTCGGCGCGTCGTCGTTTTCAAAAACGATTTCTGGATAATCGTTTGTGTAATAGCCTGCGTACGATGTCGTATCATTTTGTTTCTCTACTCCGTATAGTTCGTCGAGTGAATGATAGACGGTACCATGTATATCTTTTGCAGCTACACTTGTAAAGTGAAAACCACCTTTCGGTGTGTAATAGCAAAGTTTTTCTCCAGAAGCATCAATAAGTTGATACAATTGATTGTTAAAGCTACCGACAAGTTTTTTATGTCTGGCACATGTACGTGTGTAATCTTCTTTTTCAATTTCTTTTCCTTTATATATAGAAGACTCTTGGTTAATTGTATTCATCATGTATTGATAGCCGAGAAAGGCCCCATCCATATTCCAATGATGATCTGTTTGGAAATACATGTTTTGTATTTCTTCGTTCGTATAGTTTTTCTTAAAGTACTCCATCAGTTTGATTGGCTTTACATCTGCCGGAAGCTTATTTAGAAAATAATTTACATTTTCCTTCGCATACGTTTGAATATGAGAAGGTAATTTAAATGATAATGCATTCGTTTTAGATGGTGGTAAAGCAAAGTAAAACTCAATATTTTGTTCTTTTAAAAACTGAGATAATTCCTGAATAGCCGGCATGGTTTGGTCAATTTCACTATATTTTGTTGTCCATGCTGGGTTTTTTAGTAGCCACTTGTCATCGGTTAAAATAATATCGTTAATAAGAGATTTGTCCATTTTAATTTGAGCGAGTGTGTAGTTTTTAATGAGCTCGTCTCTTCCGATTAATTGATCGTTCGTATATGTTTCAAAATCTTTAAAGA
The DNA window shown above is from Bacillus clarus and carries:
- the patB1 gene encoding secondary cell wall polysaccharide O-acetyltransferase PatB1 codes for the protein MKKLGNIILCIGFLAIIFSFGILSFLKTDRDISPVENRPLAQKPALTKESLTTGSFFKDFETYTNDQLIGRDELIKNYTLAQIKMDKSLINDIILTDDKWLLKNPAWTTKYSEIDQTMPAIQELSQFLKEQNIEFYFALPPSKTNALSFKLPSHIQTYAKENVNYFLNKLPADVKPIKLMEYFKKNYTNEEIQNMYFQTDHHWNMDGAFLGYQYMMNTINQESSIYKGKEIEKEDYTRTCARHKKLVGSFNNQLYQLIDASGEKLCYYTPKGGFHFTSVAAKDIHGTVYHSLDELYGVEKQNDTTSYAGYYTNDYPEIVFENDDAPNNVRALILKDSFANAIAPHIAQNFKRTSILDLRHYHEKDVYQYVKDNDINMVLFVYSDSNLSGEMFKFKH
- the csaB gene encoding polysaccharide pyruvyl transferase CsaB; protein product: MRLVLSGYYGFYNVGDEAILQSIIKDLNKEDPTLELVVLSNDPEYTRKMYGVEAINRWDIGAVYREIKKSDGLISGGGSLLQDKTSMKSILYYTGIMQLARLLRKPYYIYAQGIGPITRGHNRLLVKWHVSKAKYISVRDEDSFLYLKEMGIKKDIEIVPDPVLSWKVEDKKSNWLEKHSIGGKIIAVSVRNWDAKENYMRKLAKTLKKFKQAGFHILFVPMHGPFDQNASRDIINLMGEEAHMLPYKMDIHEKIAILSECVLLIGMRLHALILSAVANTPMVGISYDPKIDSFLQQVNQPIIGNVDGDWTVETLYSMVMKQLDQSKNVKHMLEQQVNELREQISKAAKYVVEDINVKK